A segment of the Methanobrevibacter arboriphilus JCM 13429 = DSM 1125 genome:
AAAAGCTTTTGTCCAATAAAAGAAATCGAAGGAAACCCAATCATCGAACTAGCTACACACTTTATTTTTACAAGCCAGGAAAAAATACTTATTGAAAGACCTGAAAAATTTGGTGGAAATTTGAACTTGACAGAAAAAGAATTAGTTGATATATATACTGCTGGTGAACTTCATCCTATGGATTTAAAAAATGCTGTTAGTTCATTCTTAATAAGTTATTTAGCTAGTGTTCGGGAATACATGGAAAATAATTGAAGTTTTCTTTAATTATTTTAATAGAAAAAAATTTTTTAGATTAGAAAGTCTTTTAAAAATCTTATTTTATAAAATTTTATAATAATATTATAATAAATATAAATTCATGAAAAAAATAAAAATATATTAAAAATAAGATTATATTAAAAATAAAATTATATTAAAAATAAAAATATATTTAAAAAAATAAAATTATTAACTTATAAAAATACATAAGGGATTATTATGGATTATGAAATGAAATTACCAAATGGTGTTGGAGAACAAGTACTTGCACATACAGTTGAAAAATTCGAAGTAAAACTAAAACACACCGATTATGGACCTGTATTAGTTGGAACAGCTGATGAACTAGAAAATGCAAAAGACTTTATTGTAGAATCAATTAATAAAAGATTAAATGAATTATCTAATAAAAAAGAGGATAATGAAACTGAAAAATAATAATGAAGTAAAATAATTCCTAATAAGTCCTTTAATCTTATTACTTAAAATTATTATAATAATATCAAATATATCTGATTATATTTTAATAAAGTCATATATAAATTTTAATAATGATAAATATAATAGTTTTAAAGATTTAGTCAATTCCACTAATACAAATTCCAAGAAAAGGAGCAACTGACTTTTTAATATCTGATTGAACTTTATTAGGACCATTATTTGCATTTATAATTTTGAAATTGTCATTATCATTAGCTAAATCTAAATATTTATTTTTAACATTAGATAAAAAAGATTTTTTTTCAAATTCATCTTCACCAGAACATCTCTCAATAGCTAACTCAACATCTATATCTAAGAGAAGAACTAGATCTGGCTCTTTTGCATATTTATTTATTTCAGAAATCCAATTTGATGGTTCTTGATATGCTAAACTTGAATAAAAAGACCTATCACTAATTATAACTTTATTACAATATTCTTCATTAGCTATCTTATCCATTAATAAGATACGATCAGCTGCAAACAACAAACCAAGAGTTTTTTGAATATTTTCTTTTGTAGCATTTGGTTCCCTTAGCATTTCTCTAATTAATTTCCCAATAGCAGAATCTGTAGGCTCAACAATTGCTTCTACTTCAATTCCAGAATCTTCTAACCATTTTTTAAGAGCATTAATTTGAGTAGTTTTTCCAGCTCCATCAATACCTTCTAAAACTATATACATAAAGATAGATTATGTCTTTAAGTTTATATATATTTATATATTTGATTATAATTCTATATTTAATTATAGAATCAAAAATGATTAGAACTTTTTAAGAATTTCACCATAAACTTCTTTCATTTTACCTTCTGAATTTTCATAAATTCTTTTTAAAATAAATTCAGGAGTACTTCTAGCTAAACAATTCATTTTAGGAGTTCTATCGACTATCAGATTATAACTTTCATCAAGTCCTTTAGCTTCTATACCATCAACTCTAACATCTGCATAAGTCATCAATTCCTTAGCCATATGAGTTACTATTATCGCATAAGAGTTAGAATCTTTAATCATCTCTATAAAACTTGAAATAATTTTAACCGCAGCTTCTAATTCAGTTATTCCCTCAAGTTCATCAAGAAGAACTAATTTTTCACTATCAGTAGTTACAATTGGCATGAAAACATTTAAAAATGATTCAAATGCACCTGCATCTAAAGATCTCTTTTTTGAAAAATGATAAATTTCATCAAGCAATTTAACTTCTGCATTTTTTGCACATACTGGAAGGCCCATTTGAGCCATAATAGAAATTTGAGCGATAGTTTCAAGTAAAGTAGTTTTTCCACCACTATTAGCTCCTGTAAGAAGAGCTACATTATCATTATCTCCTAAATTATAATCGATTCTTTGAATATAGTCTCCATTTTCAAGACCTAGCTCTAAATGTAAAGCTTCTTCAAGTTTAAAATCATTCCCTAATGTAGCGGGCATCAAATCATACTCATAAGCAAAACTGCCCAATGTAAACTCATAATCAAATTCTAAAGTTTCCTTGACTTCCTCTATTGCTTGGATCTTTATACTAGCTAAATAATTAGCTGCAGTAATTTTTTTATCAAACAAGTCATTTTCTTTTTCTGAATTTTGCATAAGTTTTATCCTTTCTAACTCATTTTCATCAAGCTCAAGAGGATATTGTCTTAAAAAAGGATCAAAATCAATGCCAGTTTCTGTTTTAATATTTTGTTTACCTTTAGTTATAATATCATCAAATATTTTCTCAATTTTAGGAGGCATCGCATTATTTAAAAGATCTAATACCTCATCACCCTCAAGATCAATTTCTTTAATTGAAAGTCTAAGTTCTTCATCCAGTATAACTTTAACAGAATTCACAACTTTATCAATATCAACATCTCTTTTTTTAAGAGAGTTAACTTCATCCAAAATAGGACTTATATCTTCAAGAATTGTCTTTTCATTGAGAATTTTTCTAATTTCACTTACCCTATTAAAAAGATCTATATTTTTATTAAAATAATCAAGAATTAGTTCTGGAACAATTTCATGTTCAGGAGCTTCTTTACTAATCATAATCGAATTGTTCATTTCACTAACTTCAATAAAACCTTCACTATATACATAAAATATTAGTTCATAGCTACGAATTTCTTCTTCAAGCATAGATGATGAAGAAGCATTAATTATAGGATAATACTGATTAAACCCTAAATCCATTAAATAATCATTATCCTCATCACTTTCCACAAGAATAGCTTTACTCGGATCATAATCTGGTCGAACTTCTTTTGGAATATCCAAATTCTTCATTAATCCTCTAAGTTTTATAATAGGCAATTTTGAAACTTTTTCTTTTGCATTCATTGCAAAATCAACATTATTTTCAATTAAAGATTTATCTTTAGAAGGAGATAATAAGAGAATTCTATTTTCTGAATATTTAGTGTTAGAATAAGATATGATTTTTTGAATTATTTCTTCATACAATTGAACTGCACGTTCACTTTTTAAAAATTCTTGTGTGGGATTTCCAAGTAATTGATTCATTATTTCAATTGCCTTTCTTTGACTTATACCTTCAATATTTATTAAACTTTCCAAATCAAGATTTTTTACAATTTTCTGTAATTCATCCTCTCCTCCAACTGATTTATATATTTTTTCAACTAATTTATCCCCAACACCATTGACATTATGTAAATCCGCTTTTTGAACTCCATTTTTACAACTGTTTTTACAGCTACTTTTATGACTGTTTTTATGATCGTTTTCACTCATTTAAATCCCCATAAATCCTTTTAAAATAATTAAGAACTATAAAAATTATAAAAATTATAAAATAATATAAAATAACATTAAATACTGCAAAATGTTATAGAATATTAAAATTATAAAAAATATAATTGATTAAATCTTTTTATACTTTGATAAATTTATATAATTAAGTTTAACCTATAGCATTTGAAAAGTAATATTTTATAAAACTTTAATATATTTATAAAAATTTAATATATTTATGAAATTTCAATATAAACAATAATATTATTAGGGTGCTAGATTTTTTTCTAGAATTGAGGGCTTCATTAGCCTTATTTTCATTATTTTTATGTTGGATTATTTTTTGTTTTTAAAAGTACATTTTTTATGAGTTTTATTTTATTTTTTAGGGTCTTTTAAATCGATAAATATAAATATTGGTATTAACAAAGTTTTATTGATGATAAAAATGAAAATACCAATTATTTATGATGAAAAAGACCCTAAATGGATATTGTTGTTGAATATATTTAAAATTATCGATTCTAGGAAAATTCATCAGGAATTCACTCGAAATGGAATTAAACCTGTTAAAAAAGGTGTTGTTAATTTTAAAATAGTTTTAATGAGTATGTTTTTCGCATCAGATATTTCATACGTTGTTAG
Coding sequences within it:
- a CDS encoding MutS-related protein, with protein sequence MSENDHKNSHKSSCKNSCKNGVQKADLHNVNGVGDKLVEKIYKSVGGEDELQKIVKNLDLESLINIEGISQRKAIEIMNQLLGNPTQEFLKSERAVQLYEEIIQKIISYSNTKYSENRILLLSPSKDKSLIENNVDFAMNAKEKVSKLPIIKLRGLMKNLDIPKEVRPDYDPSKAILVESDEDNDYLMDLGFNQYYPIINASSSSMLEEEIRSYELIFYVYSEGFIEVSEMNNSIMISKEAPEHEIVPELILDYFNKNIDLFNRVSEIRKILNEKTILEDISPILDEVNSLKKRDVDIDKVVNSVKVILDEELRLSIKEIDLEGDEVLDLLNNAMPPKIEKIFDDIITKGKQNIKTETGIDFDPFLRQYPLELDENELERIKLMQNSEKENDLFDKKITAANYLASIKIQAIEEVKETLEFDYEFTLGSFAYEYDLMPATLGNDFKLEEALHLELGLENGDYIQRIDYNLGDNDNVALLTGANSGGKTTLLETIAQISIMAQMGLPVCAKNAEVKLLDEIYHFSKKRSLDAGAFESFLNVFMPIVTTDSEKLVLLDELEGITELEAAVKIISSFIEMIKDSNSYAIIVTHMAKELMTYADVRVDGIEAKGLDESYNLIVDRTPKMNCLARSTPEFILKRIYENSEGKMKEVYGEILKKF
- the tmk gene encoding dTMP kinase: MYIVLEGIDGAGKTTQINALKKWLEDSGIEVEAIVEPTDSAIGKLIREMLREPNATKENIQKTLGLLFAADRILLMDKIANEEYCNKVIISDRSFYSSLAYQEPSNWISEINKYAKEPDLVLLLDIDVELAIERCSGEDEFEKKSFLSNVKNKYLDLANDNDNFKIINANNGPNKVQSDIKKSVAPFLGICISGID